A region from the Lycium barbarum isolate Lr01 chromosome 8, ASM1917538v2, whole genome shotgun sequence genome encodes:
- the LOC132605986 gene encoding pentatricopeptide repeat-containing protein At2g28050 isoform X2 yields the protein MYFVMYMLCIFILDIYSLCPFLVLVPKIETFRCPFAVVASFFENHNVSSKFASKIFNLLLKALSDNGKFQEVMEIFMYMRLNAIEINERTCTVHLIKLLKSDHIALALVFFYQMIESGIQVSVFSLTVLVDGLCKNGEIKKARELVEEMLSKGVKPNIITCNTLVDACAKRWNFEEMDNVLVLMNREHVDLNAETYKFLVDGFLSGGKIDDAERLILEMYVKGFKVDIHLYNSMIKGYCRLGSMERALSLFRQMIEKDICPNIDTYSVLVKGLCDVGQVSRVKELVDKMVGQGVELDDSMFDVLIECYFKARMIEEAVSVVALMEKRGFIADMSVYELIIDGLFKLDRTEEAISWLTLLIKRGMSKQKLATIPLVDYLRNSASEKLVHKRKQQEDSFDTSFYSDTISLWLGKQHDDAHSAEMMNISAVENEYIKGNAA from the exons atgtattttgtaatgtatatgttgtgtatatttATACTTGATATATACTCCCTCTGCCCATTTTTGGTTTTAGTCCCAAAGATTGAAACTTTCAG GTGCCCCTTTGCTGTTGTAGCTTCCTTCTTTGAGAATCACAATGTTTCGTCAAAGTTTGCTTCAAAAATATTCAATTTGCTTCTTAAAGCTTTATCTGATAACGGAAAATTCCAAGAGGTTATGGAGATTTTCATGTATATGAGACTAAATGCAATTGAGATTAATGAGAGAACTTGTACTGTTCATTTGATTAAGCTTTTAAAAAGCGATCACATCGCATTAGCGCTGGTTTTCTTTTATCAAATGATTGAATCAGGTATTCAGGTTTCAGTATTTTCTTTGACAGTTTTGGTTGATGGATTGTGTAAAAATGGGGAGATAAAGAAAGCTAGAGAATTGGTGGAGGAAATGCTGTCTAAAGGGGTAAAGCCTAATATTATTACATGTAATACCTTAGTGGATGCTTGTGCTAAGAGATGGAATTTCGAAGAAATGGACAACGTTTTGGTGTTGATGAATAGGGAACATGTCGATTTAAATGCCGAGACTTATAAGTTTCTGGTGGATGGATTCTTGAGTGGTGGGAAGATTGATGATGCAGAGAGATTGATTTTGGAAATGTATGTCAAGGGTTTTAAGGTGGATATCCATTTGTATAATTCGATGATTAAGGGATATTGCAGGCTAGGGAGTATGGAAAGGGCACTTTCATTATTCAGGCAGATGATTGAGAAAGACATCTGCCCAAATATCGATACATACTCAGTTTTAGTAAAAGGTCTTTGTGATGTTGGACAGGTAAGCAGAGTGAAAGAGCTTGTAGATAAAATGGTGGGTCAGGGAGTTGAGTTGGATGATAGTATGTTCGACGTTTTAATTGAATGTTACTTCAAGGCCAGAATGATAGAGGAAGCTGTTAGCGTAGTTGCATTGATGGAGAAGAGAGGATTCATCGCAGATATGTCTGTGTATGAGCTGATAATTGATGGATTATTCAAGTTAGATCGGACTGAAGAGGCGATATCTTGGTTAACACTTCTAATCAAAAGGGGCATGTCTAAACAGAAGTTAGCTACCATTCCGCTGGTTGATTATTTAAGAAATTCAGCTTCTGAAAAGTTGGTTCACAAACGCAAACAACAAGAAGACAGCTTTGATACGTCCTTTTACTCTGATACGATTAGTTTATGGCTCGGGAAACAGCATGATGATGCTCATTCTGCAGAAATGATGAATATTTCAGCAGTAGAAAACGAGTATATAAAGGGAAATGCTGCTTAA